A portion of the Deinococcus sedimenti genome contains these proteins:
- a CDS encoding sensor domain-containing diguanylate cyclase, with the protein MSYQLEAAMTAVHAPLALPPNEVVWQLLNVMDIGLLITDSARRILYVNEAFTRESGYRLEDVRGQTCAALQGPETNPVDIEVMRKALDRGEGFTRVVLNYRKDGQRMRYRVRVQPLYENGVLRYFVGVQEDYTEMHALLERLERWAHVDSLTGLGNRRAFDHALDRALEDASGVQLVLLDLNDFKLINDEQGHQAGDRLLVGVAQTLTGVLAGEGSVYRLGGDEFAALLPLAATHVATRLHGALASLRPESVSAAIGLAHAPAEARTASALFRLADSRMYEQKVYRRS; encoded by the coding sequence GTGTCTTACCAACTGGAAGCAGCCATGACTGCGGTCCATGCGCCACTGGCGCTTCCACCGAACGAAGTGGTGTGGCAGTTGCTGAACGTGATGGACATTGGCCTACTTATCACTGATTCGGCGCGGCGCATCCTGTATGTGAATGAGGCGTTCACACGGGAGTCAGGCTATCGGCTGGAAGATGTGCGTGGTCAGACCTGTGCGGCGCTCCAGGGACCCGAGACCAATCCTGTGGACATTGAGGTCATGCGGAAAGCACTGGACCGGGGGGAGGGCTTCACCCGGGTTGTCCTGAATTACCGTAAGGACGGTCAGCGCATGCGGTACCGCGTGCGGGTGCAGCCGCTCTATGAGAATGGAGTTCTCCGGTATTTCGTCGGCGTTCAGGAGGATTACACGGAGATGCACGCGCTACTCGAGCGGCTTGAACGGTGGGCTCACGTGGACAGCCTCACGGGGCTGGGCAACCGCCGGGCATTTGATCACGCGCTTGATCGGGCGCTTGAGGATGCGAGCGGCGTTCAGTTGGTTCTACTGGACCTCAATGACTTCAAATTGATCAATGATGAGCAGGGGCATCAGGCGGGAGACCGGCTTCTGGTTGGGGTTGCGCAGACTCTGACTGGCGTCCTGGCTGGTGAGGGGTCAGTGTACCGGCTGGGCGGCGATGAGTTTGCGGCGCTGCTACCTCTGGCTGCTACGCATGTGGCCACACGTCTTCATGGCGCTCTGGCGTCTTTGAGACCAGAGTCTGTGAGCGCAGCCATAGGCCTAGCTCATGCTCCAGCCGAGGCGCGCACAGCTTCGGCGCTGTTCCGGCTGGCCGACAGTAGAATGTATGAGCAGAAAGTGTACAGGCGGAGCTAA